Genomic window (Candidatus Aramenus sp. CH1):
CCCTCCTGACGAACTGTTACGTGGTGTGGGAGGGGGAAGAGGCGGTAGTCGTAGACCCTGGGGGGAAGGAGGTCGAGGAGGTAGCTAACTTCCTGGAGGGCAGGGGGCTGAAGCTAAAGTACGTCGTAGCGACGCACGGCCACTTCGACCACGTGATGGGAGTTAAAAGGCTGAAGTCCCTGATCCCGGGTGCCAAGTTCCTGCTAAGGGAGGAGGACCTGCCGTTGGTGGAGAAAGGGGAACAGACGGCGAGGTTCTTCAACATGGAGGGCTACGAGAGGCCAGAGGTGGACGGGTTCCTAGGGGAGGAGGTCGGCTCCCTCAAGGTAATCCACACCCCTGGCCACACCATGGGTAGCGTGTGCCTCCTCTCTGGGAGGTACTTGTTCACTGGGGACACGTTGTTCAAGGGCACTGTGGGGAGGGTCGACCTGGGCGGGGACGCAAAAAAGTTGATGGAGAGCCTGGAACTGCTCAAGTTACTCCCAGACGACCTGGTGGTGCTCCCCGGTCACGGCCCTCCCACTACCCTAGGGGAGGAGAAGAGGGAGAACCCCTTCATGAACGGGGAGCTCGGGCTGGAGGAACTCTAAGGAGTTGGGACGGGTCTCGTAACTCCCTGCATGTGCCTTGGCTTGCACCGCCTCTGCCTTGGAGTCCCCTAAGTCGTTTGTATTCAGATGTATACACAAAAGTATATAGTGACGAGCTCCCACCAAGGTTTTATGGGGACCAAAGGCGCGCTCATAGCCTTTTCCTTCTGGCTTCCCTTTTGCCCTTTGCACTCCTACCGGCTACCTCAGACTCCGGCAACTCTAGTGTACAGATAAAAAACATTGTTTTTCATGTTAAAACCTTTACCCCGCCAAGCGAGGTTTGTCTTCTTATTTATCACGCGAGGGGGGCGGCCTTGGGCGTCTCTTCTCGTTGATCCTGCCTCAAGCGTAGGTAACTCCACGTTGAAGCTTGAAGCGTGGAAGGGATGACGCGAGCGCCGTTGCCTCGTTTCTCGTCAGTGGCCATCGTAACTGGATGGTTGCGTACCTTGTGTTACATCTCCCCTGACAACAGTTATTACCCTTCCCGCTACTTATTACTCTGTGTCGCTTGTGAGACAGCTCCTGGCTCACCTCAACAAGCTAAGGGGAGAGCACGGCGTGCCCCCAGTTAACTACGCCAACACCGGAGTAGCAAACTTCAGGGCGAACTACATGCTGAAGGAGAACCTATTCAGCCACTACGACAGGGAAGGTGTGGTGCCAAACTTCTACTTGACCAGGGCCGGGATCTACTACGGGGCCGAGGAGTCCATAGGCTTCTCCTCCACCTCCTCGCCTTACTTCAGGGACGGGGTCACAGCCCTACACCACGCCAAGAAGCTCCTAGAAGACATGGTCTACAACGACGAGGGGAGTGGCTGGGGACACAGGGACTCCCTCCTCGACCCATGCCACAACTACGCAGACGTTTCCTTGGCGTGGGACAGCAGGAGGCTCTTCTTAGACATCATAATGCTCTCGGCTTGGGTGAAGTGGG
Coding sequences:
- a CDS encoding MBL fold metallo-hydrolase gives rise to the protein MRVELEVFVLGPLLTNCYVVWEGEEAVVVDPGGKEVEEVANFLEGRGLKLKYVVATHGHFDHVMGVKRLKSLIPGAKFLLREEDLPLVEKGEQTARFFNMEGYERPEVDGFLGEEVGSLKVIHTPGHTMGSVCLLSGRYLFTGDTLFKGTVGRVDLGGDAKKLMESLELLKLLPDDLVVLPGHGPPTTLGEEKRENPFMNGELGLEEL